Proteins from one Desulfovibrio intestinalis genomic window:
- the dapA gene encoding 4-hydroxy-tetrahydrodipicolinate synthase, protein MLFSGAMTALVTPFKNNALDEEAYRNFIEFQITEGIHGLVPCGTTGESATLSHEEHERVIEICIDQAKGRVPVLAGAGSNNTIEAIRLTRFAQKAGATGALLITPYYNKPTQEGLFQHYKAIAEAVDMPLVPYNVPGRTGCNLLPETLARLTKMFSHIVGVKEATGDMAQGSKTLSSSPANFSVLSGDDFTALPLMAMGGKGVISVTSNLVPGRMAAMCNAFNKGDVAESARIHHELFPLHEAMFFESNPIPAKTALHLMGKMEAEMRLPLCPMGEPAKEKLVAVLRQLKLI, encoded by the coding sequence ATGCTGTTTTCCGGTGCTATGACAGCGCTTGTTACCCCTTTCAAGAATAACGCCCTGGACGAAGAAGCCTACCGAAACTTCATTGAATTCCAGATCACTGAAGGCATTCACGGTCTGGTGCCCTGTGGCACGACCGGTGAATCCGCCACACTCAGCCACGAAGAACACGAAAGGGTCATTGAAATTTGTATCGACCAGGCCAAGGGACGTGTGCCCGTTCTGGCCGGGGCCGGATCAAACAATACGATTGAAGCCATCCGCCTGACCCGGTTCGCCCAAAAAGCCGGGGCCACCGGGGCGCTGCTCATCACGCCCTACTACAACAAACCGACGCAGGAAGGGCTGTTCCAGCACTACAAGGCCATAGCGGAAGCTGTAGACATGCCGCTTGTGCCCTACAACGTTCCTGGGCGTACAGGCTGCAACCTGCTGCCCGAAACCCTGGCTCGCCTTACAAAAATGTTCTCTCACATCGTGGGCGTGAAAGAAGCCACCGGCGACATGGCCCAGGGCAGCAAAACCCTGTCCAGCAGCCCGGCCAACTTCAGCGTGCTTTCGGGTGACGATTTCACGGCCCTGCCCCTCATGGCCATGGGTGGAAAGGGTGTTATTTCCGTGACGTCCAATCTTGTTCCGGGGCGCATGGCTGCTATGTGCAACGCCTTTAACAAGGGTGACGTGGCCGAATCCGCCAGGATTCACCACGAATTGTTCCCCTTGCATGAGGCTATGTTCTTTGAAAGCAATCCCATCCCTGCCAAGACGGCTTTGCACCTTATGGGCAAGATGGAAGCGGAAATGCG
- a CDS encoding HU family DNA-binding protein: MNKSELIKALADETNIPFDDASLVVNTFFDAMKQSLLAGERIEIRGFGSFKIKEYEGYAGRNPKTGESVSVSSKRLPFFRAGKELKEFINQ, translated from the coding sequence ATGAACAAAAGCGAACTTATCAAGGCGCTGGCCGACGAAACCAATATCCCCTTTGATGATGCGTCACTGGTGGTAAACACCTTTTTTGACGCAATGAAACAGTCTCTTCTTGCTGGCGAACGCATTGAAATTCGCGGCTTTGGCAGTTTTAAAATTAAAGAATATGAGGGCTATGCTGGCCGCAATCCCAAGACTGGGGAAAGCGTCAGCGTATCTTCGAAACGGCTGCCCTTCTTCCGCGCTGGCAAGGAATTGAAAGAATTCATAAATCAATAG
- a CDS encoding MinD/ParA family protein: MANKTLSVVLLSGKGGVGKTNISLNLAYALFQMGFKNMLMDCDLGLANLDVLLGITPEGNLQNALLGEAQISDVLHHVEPEGFDVLPAASGVPELTELQPDMRDLLLARLEPALDKYDYIFMDVGAGISGTVQTFAAMAAMRIVVITPEPTSLTDSYALIKVLNARYGLRDFMVIVNQATSASEAKSAFEKLHGACRHFLHLEPVLLGHIRNDKKVPEAVCRQQPLMTYAPGSPAAQDIHTLASRLQRLRLGMADWLAPRKILQPTPDKQ, encoded by the coding sequence ATGGCAAATAAAACCTTGAGCGTGGTTCTGCTGAGCGGCAAGGGCGGGGTTGGCAAAACCAACATTTCTCTCAACCTTGCCTACGCGCTGTTCCAAATGGGTTTCAAAAACATGCTCATGGACTGTGATCTCGGGCTGGCCAACCTTGACGTACTGCTGGGCATCACGCCTGAAGGCAACCTTCAAAATGCCTTGCTGGGCGAGGCCCAGATCAGCGACGTGCTGCACCATGTGGAGCCCGAGGGTTTTGACGTGCTGCCTGCCGCCTCCGGGGTGCCCGAGCTTACCGAACTGCAGCCCGACATGCGCGATTTGCTGCTGGCCCGGCTTGAGCCAGCGCTGGACAAGTACGATTACATTTTTATGGATGTGGGCGCAGGCATTTCCGGCACGGTGCAAACCTTTGCTGCAATGGCCGCCATGCGCATTGTGGTCATCACCCCGGAGCCCACGTCGCTGACCGACAGTTACGCGCTTATCAAGGTGCTCAATGCCCGCTACGGGTTGCGAGACTTTATGGTGATCGTCAACCAGGCCACTTCCGCAAGCGAAGCCAAATCGGCTTTTGAAAAGCTGCACGGGGCCTGTCGCCACTTTCTGCACCTTGAACCCGTTCTGTTGGGGCATATCCGCAATGATAAAAAAGTGCCGGAAGCAGTATGCCGCCAGCAGCCTCTCATGACGTACGCTCCTGGCAGTCCTGCCGCCCAGGATATACATACGTTGGCTTCGCGTCTGCAAAGGCTGCGCCTGGGTATGGCCGACTGGCTGGCCCCGCGCAAAATTCTGCAGCCAACTCCTGATAAACAGTAA